GCGTGCGGCTCCATCATCGCGTGCGAATGGTCCGGCGTGGTGTACTCGGCGTCTAGTTTGACCGGCGCCGCGGCGAAGGCGCCGTCGAAATCGCCGAGCGCGGTGTCGGGTGGATCGCCGTAAAGATCTTTCGCAATACCGTTGTCCTTGACCTTCGCGAGCTCATACGAACCTTCGCTCTTCGCATACCTGACGCGCACCAGCTGCGCGGCCGCGCGCGCCTGTTCGAACGTCCGCGCGACGACCAACGCAATCGCCTGGTGGTAATGCTGGATCTCCGGACCGCCTAACAACCGCACCGTATTGAAGTTGCCCTTGTCGAGTTTGCCGGCGTTTTCCGCCGTGACGATGGCAAGCACTCCGGGCGCGGCTTCGGCCTCGCTCACGTTGAGCGAAGTGATGCGCCCCTTGGAAATGGCGGCAGCGACGATGTATCCGTAGGCTGGATTACGCACCGCATCGTGACGCTCGTACGCGTAATGCGCGGTGCCTGAGACCTTGAGCGGCCCCTCGATGCGATCGGTGGCCTTGCCGACTACCTTGCCGCGGTCGATGGGATTGCTGGTGGCGGGAGTGTCGAACTTCATGACTGCGCTCCCTGATTGTTTGCCTGAGCCTGCGCCAGCACCGCGCCGAGCGTGCGCTCGACCAGCGTGAGCTTGAAGGCATTGTCGTGCGTGGGCCTGGCATTGGCTAACAACCCGGACGCGACGGCTTTCGCGCCGCGCGGCAGATCCGCCTCGGCCGCCTCGACGCGCCACGGCTTGTGGGCGATGCCACCCACCGCCACGCGGCCCTTGCCGTCGGGCTGCAGGATGACGCCGATGGACACCAGCGCAAACGCGTACGAGGCGCGGTCGCGCACCTTCTGATAGACGTGTACGCCGCCCACCGGCTTCGGCAACGTGACGGCTGTGATCAGCTCACCCGCCTGCAAGGTGGTCTCGACGTGCGGCGTATCGCCGGGCAGCCGATGGAACTCCGCGATCGGTATGGCGCGCGTCGTGCCCGCGGCATTCACAGTCTCGACGGTGGCATCGAGCGCACGCATCGCCACCGCCATGTCGCTCGGATGCGTGGCGATACACGCGTCGCTCACTCCGACCACGCCAAGCTGACGGCTCACGCCACCGAGCGCGCTGCAGCCGCTGCCGGGCTGGCGTTTGTTGCACGGCTGATTCGTGTCGTAGAAATAGGCGCATCGCGTGCGCTGCAGAAGGTTGCCTGCAGTGGTCGCTTTGTTACGCAACTGGCCGGAAGCGCCGGCCAGCAACGCGCGCGAGAGCAGGGCGTAGTCGCGGCGAATGCGGTTGTCGGCGGCCAGGTCGGTGTTGCGCACCAGCGCGCCGATGCGCAGGCCGCCCTCAGGCGTCGCTTCGATCTTGTCGAGCGCGAGGCCGTTGACGTCAATCAGGTGTTTCGGCGTTTCGATCTCGAGCTTCATCAGGTCGAGCAGGTTGGTGCCGCCGGCGATGAACTTCGCGCCGGGGTTACGCGCGGCGGCCGCGGCTGCCTGGGCCGGCGTAGTGGCGCGTTCGAAGGTGAAAGCTTTCATGCCTTGCTCCCGGCGCTTTCGGCGACCTCGACGATGGCGTCGACGATGTTCGAATACGCGCCGCAGCGGCAGATGTTGCCGCTCATGCGTTCGCGCAGTTCGGCGCCCGAGAGGATCGGGCGTTCGGTGAGATTGCTGGTGACGTGGCTGGGGATGCCGGCCTGGATCTCACCCAGCACCGCGACCGCGGAACAGATCTGCCCGGGCGTGCAGTAGCCGCACTGGAAGCCATCGTGTTTGACGAAGGCGGCCTGCATCGGATGCAGCTTCGCGGGAGTACCGAGGCCTTCGATGGTGGTGATCTGGTCGCCGTCGTGCATGACCGCGAGCGTGAGGCAGGAATTGATGCGCCGGCCGTCGACGATGACGGTGCAGGCGCCGCATTGGCCGTGGTCGCAACCTTTCTTCGTACCGGTGAGCTGCAAGTGCTCGCGCAGCGCGTCGAGCAGCGTCGTACGCGTGTCGAGCTTGAGGGGCCGGGGTTTGCCGTTGACGTTGAGCGTGACCGCCGAGAGGACCGGGGCGTCGGCCGCGCCCGCCTGAGCGCGTGCCACCATCGGTACCGCGGTGGCGGCCGCGGACGCGGTGCCCACCTTCAACAAGTCACGCCGCGAAAGTTCGAAATCGCCGGGACCAGCCATGGGGATGCCTCCAGTGGAAGTCCGGAAGCGTCCGCCGGCCGCGCATCGATTGCAATCGGAATCTGCCGATAGGCTTCAGCGCCCGACCAGCTTTTGCAGATGCTCGGGGTATCGGGCGCCTTGCACCGTCACCGCCGCGGCCGCGTCATCGATTTCCTGCAGGTCAGACGCGGATAACTCGACGGCCGCGGCGCCGAGATTTTCTTCCAGGCGATGGACCTTGGTCGTTCCGGGGATCGGCACGATCCAGGGCTTCTGCGCCAGCAACCACGCCAGCGCCAGCTGCGCCGGCGTCGCGTTCATGCGCTTCGCGAGGCCTGCAAGTACATCGACCAGCGCCTGGTTGGCCTGCAGCGCTTCCGGCGCGAAACGCGGTACGACGCTGCGGATGTCCGAGCTTTCGAATTTGCGGTTCGGATCGATGGTGCCGGTGAGAAATCCACGGCCCAGCGGGCTGAATGGAACGAAGCCGATGCCAAGCTCCTGAAGTGTCGGGAAGACCGTGGTCTCCGGCTCGCGCCACCACAGGGAATATTCGCTCTGCAGCGCGGTCACGGGCTGCACGGCGTGCGCGCGGCGGATCGTCGTGGCGCTCGCCTCCGACATGCCGAAGCATTTCACCTTGCCGGCGCCGATGAGTTCCTTGACGGTACCGGCGACGTCTTCGATAGGCACCGCATCATCGACACGGTGTTGATAGAAAAGATCGATGACGTCGATTCCGAGGCGCTTGAGCGACGCATCGCAGACGGCGCGGATGTGCTCCGGCCGGCTGTTGAGTCCGTTTTGTTTGCCGTCCGCCTCGATGCCGAAGCCGAACTTTGTGGCGATCTTCACCTGGCCTTTGAAGGGCGCGAGCGCTTCACCCACCAGTTCCTCGTTGGCGAAGGGTCCGTAGACTTCCGCGGTGTCGAACAGGGTGACGCCGAGTTCCACGGCGCGGCGGATGAGCTGGATGCATTGTTGTTTGTCAGCCGGCGGGCCGAGACCCGAGCTCATGCCCATGCAGCCGAGCCCGATGGCAGAAACTTCGAGGCCGCTGCTTCCGAGAGTTCGCTTCTTCATGGCTCCCGCACCCGTTTCAGAACTGATAGGAGAATCGCAGCTGCGTGAAGTTCTCGCCGGGATTCGGGCTGTCGATGCCGGCGTTGGAGAAGTGCTGGTAACGCAACGCGATCGAAGAGCGCTGCTCGTTGTCCAGGATGCGGCCCACCGCCGCGTGATCGCCGAAATTGAACTTGGTGCTGAAGTGTTTGCGGTCTGTCAGGTACAGCGGCGCGATGTAGTTGGCGCCGATGCCGATCTCGGTGAACCAGCGTCCATCGCCGGCTGTCGGGTATAGCCGCAGCACGGGCGTGGCGCCGACCTGGGTGAACCACTGCGAATCGCGGCTGGCGGCGATGTCGTGCTGCCAGCGGCCCACCGCGACTTCCGTGTAGCCCGTCAGCCGGCCGATCGACAGCTGGCGCTGCCAGTTCCAGTCCCATGCGGCACCGACGGTGTATGCGTAGGTGTCCGTGTCGCCCGAACCCGCCTGGACGAAAAACGACGAGGGCACCCAACGGTTCTGCCTGTCGCGGTCATGCGGCGCACCGAACGCGATGCTCGATACCAGGATGAGCAGGACGAAAGTGAGACCGGCGAAACTGCGTTTGGGGGCGGGAGACATGATCGAAACCTTTGGAGCTCGTGCGAACAAGGATGCCGCTGCCGGCGAAAAACCTCATCCGCCATTAGAGGTAGAAACGCATGGCTCAAAGGATGAGAAATCTTCACCAGTGGTTAGCTGGCCTTCACCGCCGATCGGTCAGCGCGTGGAACGGCAGCAAGGGTTTCGCCGTAAAACCATAACTCGGCTGAAACGACACGTGCGTGACGCCCGGCACCCGGGCCCATCCTTCCACGTCTTCCGCGGTGCGGCTGACGACCAGCACGCGTCGATGCCCTAGATTGCCGAACGGCCTGCCGGCGTACTTGATGTGCCAGTCATTCAAGGCCGAATGCTCCAGCACGACTCCGTCGACGTACTGCTCGCCCGCGGAACCCATCGCGTCGTCGCGATGCCATACGTTGTTGGTGACTACGATGAACTTCGGGTTGATCTCCCGCCGCGCCGCATCGATACGGCGCACCAAGTCTATGTTCCCCTCCGTCCACGCGTCTTGTTCATCCTTGCTCCAGCCGCGCCAGTCCGCCAGCTTCGACCACAGGCGGGCGCCGATGTTGTCGAGGAACACGCCGTCGACCTTGCCTTCGCGCATCAGGTTCTCGACATACGCAACCACATTGTTAGACCAGTCCGATCCGGCACGCATGTCGGTCATGTGCGTCCTGGGCCAATTGATGCGCTGTCCCGGGGTCGGGTATGGCCACAGCGGCACGCGTTCGCGGCCGCCGTTGTAGAACCCTTCGTTCAACTTGCAGGGGATACGGTCGTAGACTTCGATCGGATTCAGATAGGCCAGCACTTCCGCGCCGGCGTCGCGCGCCGCCGCAATCTGCGGGTCGTAACGGTTGCAGTTGCCCGCGACGATCAGTCCGCCCGGTTTTGAATAGGCGTCGAGATTCTCGAGGCTTTTGCCCCAGAAGAATGCGAGTGGATTGGCCATGTGGGGAGCAGGGGGCTGCCCCGCCGCATACACGATGGCAGAGGCCGCCAGTCCGAGCAAAACGAGAATCGATCGACGCAAGCCGCGCATGGTGTCTCCGTGTGGGCACGAAGGATGCAAAGCGCCCTGCGACGGGCGAAGCGGCCAGCGAATCGATTTGCCGTAGGACCCGTCCGAATGCGTGGCGCCGGGGTGCAATTCTCGTAATTACGTCGCCGCTACACCGGCACAATCCCCTCATGTGTTATTCCGCCCAGATCCAGGCGTCGTACATGAAATACCTCCGCGAAACCGGCGCGGAGATGGACATCGACCAGTTCGTCGAGATCTTCGGCGCGCGCGTCTCGGACACCAGCATCCGCATCCCCCGCGCCGTCGAGCGCTGGTTCGACGAGCCAAAAACCGACGCCCAGCGAAAGATCAAATCGCTGATCGACGACTACCGCGCCACCGAAACCGCCAAGCTCGAACGCGAGGTCTTCGCGCAGAAGAAGCGCCTGGCGGATGCCGAGCGCACGCTTGCGTCCAAACCCACGAAGGCGGCGGCCGAGAGCCACCGCATTGCGACCAACAAGATCGACAGCGCGCTGACCTGGCTCGAACGCCTCAAGGCCACCAAGCCACACGTCGCCGAGTCGCGCATCTTTCCGCTGCACTACGCACCGCTACTCACGCAGGAGGGCGCACGGCGCGTGCTGCGTCTGGCGCGTTACCACTGCCGCAAGCCCGGCGAACCTGCGTCCATCGACCGGCAATTCCCCGGCCTCTACAACGCGCGCCGCGACAGCCTCGGCAAGTACTGGAAGGACCAGTTCGGCGCCACGCACGGCGTGATGCTGGCCGAATCGTTCTTCGAGAACGTGGACCGCAACGGCAAGAACGAAGTGCTGCACTTCATCCCCAAACCCGCAGGTACGATGCTGATCGCCTGCCTCGCCGCGAAGTGGTTAGACGCGAAGGGCGGCATCCCGCTCCTGTCCTTCGCCGCGATCACGGATGAGCCCCCGGCGGAAGTCGCGGCCGCCGGCCACGACCGCATGGTCATCAACCTCAAGCCGGAACATCTCGACGCCTGGCTCAATCCGCAAGGCCGCTCGCCCGATGAACTCCAGGCGATCCTCAGCGACCGCCAAACGCCGTACTACGAACACGAAGTGATGGTGGCATGAGCGGCTCGCCAGCGTCCTACGGCTTCAGCTGCTCGAAGGATTTCCTCATACCTTTGCAGCCCTGGTCGGCGAGGAAATAGGCTTCCAGGACCGGCGGCCGCGGCGGAATGGGATACCCATTCTTCTCCGCCTCCGCCGCCGTAGGTAGATAGTCCTGCGCCGCCGCGGCGATGGCCGCGGTCTCCGTATCGGAATACGCGCTCATGACCCCCTTCATGCAGGAGCAGTAGTGGGGCACGTCGAGATCGGCCAGCTTGAACCTCTTCGGGCAGTCTTCCCCATACATCGCTTGCATCTGCTCGGCGGCGCATTTGTCGATGACATCGGCGTTGAACAGTTTCAACACGTCTTCTTCACTGACGGGCCGCTCCAGATCTTTCGCCGGGGTCCTGGCCTTCAGTGCCTCGAGCTTGGCCGGAATGCAGACGCACAGACTCTGCACGGCGTCCTTCAAGGTGTATCCGGTGAGCGGATCCGATTCCACGATGAACGTCTTGAGCTGTTCCTGAACGGAGGCGCATTGGGTTGCGATATCCGCCGTATAGATACGGAACTCGTCCTGCAGAGTGTTGTCGTCCCGCGCCTGCGCGGCGGAGCACGCGGCGATGGCAATAGTTAGCAGAAAACTCCAGAACCGGTTTGTGTTCATGAGATACCGTTCCATCAATGGTTGGTACGCGGATGTGCGCCGGCTTTCTGCGGCAGCAGGAGTATCAACGCTAACATCGCGGCAGCCAATACCGCCGACGCCACCGGCCGGCTAAGCGCCAATCCGCCGAGATCGACGGGCTTGTCCAGATAGTCCCCCACGGTCGCCCCGAGCGGCCGCGTCAGGATGAACGCGAGCCAGAACAACATCACATGCGACACACGGGTCCAGTAGTACGCGGCCGCGACCAGCGCGAGCGCCGCGCCAAATACCAGCGCTGCGCCGGTGTAACCCAGCCCCGTGTCGTCGGCCATCCAGTCGCCGAGCGCGGTGCCGAGCGTCTGCGAAAAGGTGATCGTCGCCCAGTAGAACGCTTCGACCCGCGGCGAGCTGACCCTGTCTACCGACACCGAACCTTCGACGCGATACCAGATCGCGAGGCAGGCAATCACGCACCCCAGCAGCAGCGAGGAGCCGCCGGCGTAGCCGATGCCGAGCGAACGATCGGCGAAGTCCGCGAGCGTGGTGCCGGCGGTCGTCGATGCAACAATCGTCGCCCAGTAGAGCAGAGGGTGAAAAACTTTCGCGCGGATCTGCAGGATCACGAGCACCAGCAACAACGCCAGGAAGATGATGCTGCCGGTCAGGTAGCCGAGATCCATCGTCATCGTGACCGTGTCACCGCCGGTTTCCCCCAACGTGGTGGCGAGGATCTTGGTGATCCAGAAGCCGAGCGTGACCGCGGGGACTTTGGCAAGCGTCGATTTATCCAGCGTCACGTCGATGAGCCTCGAGGGTTGTCGTTCGGGGATTCGAAGTAGGACGGCGCGCGGGCTGCCTATCAATCGAACGTTTTGGCAAAAGGAGTCGATTCCGGCGGCTGTCTCGGCAGGTTTGTCTATGATGTTGCCCCGATGCACCAGCCAACATCGTCCAGCGACATCGAGCGCCTCTATTCGAAGGTGACCCGGCGCATTGTGCCGCTGTTGGTGCTCGGCTATATCGCCGCGTATCTCGACCGTGTGAATGTCGGATTCGCGAAGCTGCAGATGCTCGAGGATCTGAACTTCAGCCAGACGGTCTACGGCTTCGGCGCCGGTATCTTCTTCATCGGTTATTTCCTGTTCGAAGTGCCGAGCAACATGGTGCTCCACAGGATCGGTGCGCGGCGCTGGCTCGCGCGCATCATGATTTCGTGGGGGATCATTTCCGCGTCGATGATGTTCGTCTCCACGCCCGCGAGTTTCTACGTGCTGCGGTTCTTGCTAGGCGCAGCAGAAGCCGGGTTTTTCCCCGGCGTCATCTACTACCTGACACAGTGGTATCCCGGCGCGCGCCGCGCGCGAATCATCGCGCTGTTTATGACCGGCGTGGCCATCTGCAGCTTCGCCGGCAGTTTGATTTCGGGTGCCATCATGCAGATGTTCGATGGCGTGAGTGGATTGGCGGGGTGGCAGTGGCTGTTCCTGCTCGAGGCGCTGCCTGCGATCGGCATCGGTGCGTATTACCTCGCGCGGCTTACGGACAACATCGAGTCCGCTTCCTGGCTCAAGCCCGAAGAGAAGCGCGTGCTGGCCTCAC
This sequence is a window from Pseudomonadota bacterium. Protein-coding genes within it:
- a CDS encoding xanthine dehydrogenase family protein subunit M; amino-acid sequence: MKAFTFERATTPAQAAAAAARNPGAKFIAGGTNLLDLMKLEIETPKHLIDVNGLALDKIEATPEGGLRIGALVRNTDLAADNRIRRDYALLSRALLAGASGQLRNKATTAGNLLQRTRCAYFYDTNQPCNKRQPGSGCSALGGVSRQLGVVGVSDACIATHPSDMAVAMRALDATVETVNAAGTTRAIPIAEFHRLPGDTPHVETTLQAGELITAVTLPKPVGGVHVYQKVRDRASYAFALVSIGVILQPDGKGRVAVGGIAHKPWRVEAAEADLPRGAKAVASGLLANARPTHDNAFKLTLVERTLGAVLAQAQANNQGAQS
- the paoA gene encoding aldehyde dehydrogenase iron-sulfur subunit PaoA; protein product: MAGPGDFELSRRDLLKVGTASAAATAVPMVARAQAGAADAPVLSAVTLNVNGKPRPLKLDTRTTLLDALREHLQLTGTKKGCDHGQCGACTVIVDGRRINSCLTLAVMHDGDQITTIEGLGTPAKLHPMQAAFVKHDGFQCGYCTPGQICSAVAVLGEIQAGIPSHVTSNLTERPILSGAELRERMSGNICRCGAYSNIVDAIVEVAESAGSKA
- a CDS encoding aldo/keto reductase; translation: MKKRTLGSSGLEVSAIGLGCMGMSSGLGPPADKQQCIQLIRRAVELGVTLFDTAEVYGPFANEELVGEALAPFKGQVKIATKFGFGIEADGKQNGLNSRPEHIRAVCDASLKRLGIDVIDLFYQHRVDDAVPIEDVAGTVKELIGAGKVKCFGMSEASATTIRRAHAVQPVTALQSEYSLWWREPETTVFPTLQELGIGFVPFSPLGRGFLTGTIDPNRKFESSDIRSVVPRFAPEALQANQALVDVLAGLAKRMNATPAQLALAWLLAQKPWIVPIPGTTKVHRLEENLGAAAVELSASDLQEIDDAAAAVTVQGARYPEHLQKLVGR
- a CDS encoding acyloxyacyl hydrolase codes for the protein MSPAPKRSFAGLTFVLLILVSSIAFGAPHDRDRQNRWVPSSFFVQAGSGDTDTYAYTVGAAWDWNWQRQLSIGRLTGYTEVAVGRWQHDIAASRDSQWFTQVGATPVLRLYPTAGDGRWFTEIGIGANYIAPLYLTDRKHFSTKFNFGDHAAVGRILDNEQRSSIALRYQHFSNAGIDSPNPGENFTQLRFSYQF
- a CDS encoding SOS response-associated peptidase family protein; this encodes MKYLRETGAEMDIDQFVEIFGARVSDTSIRIPRAVERWFDEPKTDAQRKIKSLIDDYRATETAKLEREVFAQKKRLADAERTLASKPTKAAAESHRIATNKIDSALTWLERLKATKPHVAESRIFPLHYAPLLTQEGARRVLRLARYHCRKPGEPASIDRQFPGLYNARRDSLGKYWKDQFGATHGVMLAESFFENVDRNGKNEVLHFIPKPAGTMLIACLAAKWLDAKGGIPLLSFAAITDEPPAEVAAAGHDRMVINLKPEHLDAWLNPQGRSPDELQAILSDRQTPYYEHEVMVA
- a CDS encoding MFS transporter, translated to MHQPTSSSDIERLYSKVTRRIVPLLVLGYIAAYLDRVNVGFAKLQMLEDLNFSQTVYGFGAGIFFIGYFLFEVPSNMVLHRIGARRWLARIMISWGIISASMMFVSTPASFYVLRFLLGAAEAGFFPGVIYYLTQWYPGARRARIIALFMTGVAICSFAGSLISGAIMQMFDGVSGLAGWQWLFLLEALPAIGIGAYYLARLTDNIESASWLKPEEKRVLASQLLHEEAGKSEGTFKTAFRDPRVWLCCLIYFCCASGLYGLSFWLPTIVADMGVKNAFEVGVLTAIPYAVAAVGMVLVGRSSDRSGERRWHFAVPAALGGLGLIVSVQFAHVHVIALAGLTLATFGVLSASPMFWNFPTAFLKGAAAAAGIAIINSIGNLAGFLIPFVVGWIKDATNSTGNGMYLIAALLVSGAILALVAKFPKAPDS